One genomic window of Thermus islandicus DSM 21543 includes the following:
- the mgsA gene encoding methylglyoxal synthase → MGFLALIAHDAKKEEMVAFCQRHRELLSRFPLLATGTTGQRIEEATGLAVERVLSGPLGGDQQIGARVAEGQVLAVIFFQDPLTPKPHEPDVQALMRVCNVHGVPLVTNPQGAEALVLWLRSLL, encoded by the coding sequence ATGGGGTTTTTGGCCCTCATCGCCCACGATGCCAAGAAGGAGGAGATGGTGGCCTTCTGCCAGAGGCACCGCGAGCTTCTTTCCCGCTTCCCCCTCCTCGCCACCGGGACCACGGGGCAGCGCATAGAGGAGGCCACGGGGCTTGCCGTGGAGCGGGTCCTCTCCGGGCCTTTGGGGGGCGACCAGCAGATCGGGGCCAGGGTGGCCGAGGGCCAGGTGCTGGCGGTGATCTTCTTCCAAGACCCCCTTACCCCCAAGCCCCACGAGCCCGACGTGCAGGCCCTGATGCGGGTCTGCAACGTGCACGGGGTGCCCCTGGTGACCAACCCCCAAGGGGCCGAGGCCCTGGTGCTCTGGCTCCGGAGCCTCCTCTAG
- a CDS encoding YifB family Mg chelatase-like AAA ATPase, giving the protein MLAQARSYALFGLDAVPVTVEVDVSPGLPTYALVGLPDKAVEESRERVRAALKNAGFPYPQARVVVNLAPAELRKEGSQFDLPIALGLLAAQGVVPLEALLPFALAGELGLDGSLRPIPGAVNLALGALAEGKRLLLPEESAKEAALVEGVEVYGAGSLKEAVAFLRGEAPLGRAEPEEALEGLEVLDLRDVKGQAKAKRALEIAAAGLHHLLLVGSPGSGKTMLARRLPFLLPPLSQEAALEVTRIHSAAGRPVRGLLKTPPFRAPHHTVSYAGLIGGGAIPKPGEVSLAHRGVLFLDEFPEFSREALEALRQPLEDGVVTVARARASLTFPARFLLVAAMNPCPCGWHGDPERPCACTPQAQRRYAGRISGPLLDRFDLVVEVPRLTPEELARAPEGEGTEAVRERVLRARERMLARQARPNGELSGRALREHARLTPGAQALLQAAAKRMLLSARSYDRLLRVARTVADLEGAERVEEAHVAEALAYRKAL; this is encoded by the coding sequence ATGCTGGCCCAGGCGCGAAGCTACGCCCTCTTCGGTCTGGACGCGGTTCCTGTAACCGTGGAGGTGGACGTAAGCCCCGGGCTTCCCACCTACGCCCTCGTGGGCCTGCCCGACAAGGCGGTGGAGGAGAGCCGGGAGAGGGTCCGGGCCGCCCTTAAAAACGCTGGCTTTCCCTACCCCCAGGCCCGGGTGGTGGTGAACCTGGCCCCGGCGGAGCTCAGGAAGGAGGGAAGCCAGTTTGACCTGCCCATCGCCCTGGGCCTCCTGGCCGCGCAAGGGGTGGTGCCCCTCGAGGCCCTCTTGCCCTTCGCCCTCGCCGGAGAGCTCGGCCTGGACGGGAGCTTGAGGCCCATTCCGGGAGCGGTGAACCTGGCCCTCGGGGCCTTAGCCGAAGGGAAGCGGCTCCTTCTGCCCGAGGAGAGCGCCAAGGAGGCGGCCCTGGTGGAGGGGGTGGAGGTCTACGGGGCGGGGAGCCTGAAGGAGGCCGTGGCCTTCCTGAGGGGGGAGGCACCGCTGGGGAGGGCCGAGCCGGAGGAGGCGCTGGAGGGTCTGGAGGTCCTGGACCTCCGGGACGTGAAGGGGCAGGCCAAGGCCAAGCGCGCCCTGGAGATCGCCGCCGCGGGCCTCCACCACCTCCTCCTGGTGGGCAGCCCAGGCTCGGGGAAGACCATGCTGGCGCGGCGCCTCCCCTTCCTCCTCCCGCCCCTCTCCCAGGAGGCGGCCTTGGAGGTGACCCGGATCCACTCCGCCGCCGGGAGGCCAGTGCGGGGCCTCCTGAAGACCCCCCCTTTCCGCGCCCCCCACCACACGGTGAGCTACGCCGGGCTCATCGGGGGCGGGGCCATCCCCAAGCCGGGAGAGGTTTCCCTGGCCCACCGGGGAGTCCTCTTCCTGGACGAGTTTCCCGAGTTCTCCCGGGAGGCCCTCGAGGCCCTGCGCCAGCCCCTGGAGGACGGGGTGGTGACCGTGGCCCGGGCCCGGGCGAGCCTCACCTTCCCCGCCCGCTTCCTCCTGGTGGCGGCCATGAACCCCTGCCCCTGCGGCTGGCACGGGGACCCCGAGCGCCCCTGCGCCTGCACCCCCCAGGCCCAGAGGCGCTACGCGGGCCGCATCTCCGGGCCCCTTCTGGACCGGTTTGACCTGGTGGTGGAGGTACCCCGCCTCACCCCCGAGGAGCTCGCCCGCGCCCCGGAAGGGGAGGGCACGGAGGCGGTGCGGGAAAGGGTCCTGAGGGCCCGGGAGAGGATGCTCGCCCGCCAGGCCCGCCCCAACGGGGAGCTTTCCGGCAGGGCCCTAAGGGAGCACGCCCGCCTCACCCCGGGCGCCCAGGCCCTTCTCCAGGCAGCCGCCAAGCGGATGCTCCTCTCGGCCCGCTCCTACGACCGCCTCCTCCGGGTGGCCCGCACCGTGGCCGACCTCGAGGGGGCAGAAAGGGTGGAGGAGGCCCACGTGGCCGAGGCCCTGGCCTACCGAAAGGCCCTCTAG
- a CDS encoding Fic family protein has protein sequence MKGSHKKAYNKIRRALEERRALLDRFGGMKLDLIQVANEEWLYMLQEDTRHSLAIEGYFAAEWELRQVLRGRRGSAEVFNYFRTAQFVYEQALQDAQEGVWHLDLAFINNIHGQLFRETPLERERGRPADGLERRIQGAKVIPPLEATEYLRAFVRVARLLLEEREFLEAIAKIHTLFEAIHPYRDGNGRVGRLLLNYLVIHQGFPPLVVKGLSEADRKRYYQALEGADRGLQAGFPPPDPQALIRSLDQGDWVALASLLGESLLARLEKAAALALMQWQDLKPLDGVAQDLGVPRPQLYVWVHRGRLLVYRSGGQKRLFSHPWLFLGTRERPAVLPSWLPPPRPDWRERVADLQRLLFHPDL, from the coding sequence GTGAAGGGGAGCCACAAGAAGGCATATAACAAAATCCGCCGGGCCCTGGAGGAGCGGCGCGCCCTTTTGGACCGCTTTGGCGGAATGAAACTGGACCTTATCCAGGTGGCCAACGAGGAGTGGTTGTACATGCTCCAGGAGGACACCCGTCACTCCTTGGCCATAGAAGGGTATTTCGCCGCTGAGTGGGAGTTGCGCCAGGTGCTCAGGGGCCGAAGAGGATCGGCGGAGGTTTTTAACTACTTTCGCACCGCCCAGTTCGTGTACGAGCAGGCGCTCCAGGACGCTCAGGAGGGAGTTTGGCACCTGGATTTGGCTTTTATCAACAACATCCACGGCCAGCTCTTTAGGGAAACACCCCTGGAGCGGGAGCGGGGTAGGCCTGCGGACGGGTTAGAGCGCCGCATCCAAGGGGCCAAGGTCATCCCTCCCCTCGAGGCCACGGAGTACCTCAGGGCCTTTGTACGGGTGGCCCGGCTCCTTTTGGAGGAACGGGAGTTCCTGGAAGCCATAGCGAAAATCCACACCCTTTTTGAGGCCATTCACCCTTATCGGGATGGGAATGGGAGGGTAGGCCGCCTGCTCCTCAACTATTTGGTCATCCACCAGGGCTTTCCCCCTTTGGTAGTTAAGGGGTTGAGCGAGGCGGACCGGAAGCGGTACTACCAGGCCCTGGAAGGGGCGGATCGAGGGTTGCAAGCTGGTTTTCCTCCTCCCGATCCCCAGGCCCTCATCCGGTCTTTGGACCAGGGGGATTGGGTTGCCCTGGCCTCGCTTTTAGGGGAGTCCCTCCTCGCCCGCTTGGAAAAGGCGGCTGCCTTAGCCCTGATGCAGTGGCAGGACTTGAAGCCCCTGGATGGGGTGGCGCAAGATCTGGGCGTGCCTCGGCCCCAGCTTTACGTGTGGGTCCACCGGGGCCGGCTTCTGGTGTACCGCTCTGGCGGGCAGAAGCGGCTTTTTTCCCACCCTTGGCTTTTCTTGGGCACAAGGGAGCGGCCGGCGGTTCTGCCTTCCTGGCTCCCCCCTCCCCGGCCTGACTGGCGGGAGCGGGTGGCCGACCTGCAGCGGCTTCTCTTTCACCCGGACCTTTGA
- a CDS encoding MFS transporter, whose protein sequence is MAARVFLLFTLGYFLSYFYRSANAVLAKDLSQELGLGPAELGFMTSLFYLAFASVQLPLGGLLDRLGPRTVTPALLLVAALGSLVFGLAHSFPVLALGRALIGVGMAAALMGSLKAFSLWFPKNYATVSTLLVGLGATGGLLAATPLALLKEALGWRGVFLLGAGVVVLVALALYLGVRNAPPGVAWPGGKEQGGLGEVLRNGRLLRVAFLGFAFTGGFLSLQTLWAGAYAYALGLEAVQVGNLLFLYSGLAVLGFLASGYLADRLGTARVLLASALLFALGLLLLLLKALVPAYALLGLFGAFNILTLTQARELVAAHLVGRGTTLVNLFGIGGTFLLQWGLGVAVGALGYGLAFGGLLALLLLALALYLPLLQRSG, encoded by the coding sequence ATGGCGGCACGGGTGTTTCTCCTCTTCACCCTGGGCTACTTCCTCTCCTACTTCTACCGTTCGGCGAACGCCGTCCTGGCCAAGGACCTCTCCCAGGAGCTCGGCCTGGGCCCGGCGGAGCTCGGCTTCATGACGAGCCTCTTCTACCTGGCCTTTGCCTCGGTGCAGCTGCCCTTGGGCGGGCTTCTGGACCGGCTCGGGCCCCGGACGGTGACCCCGGCCCTCCTCCTGGTGGCGGCCTTGGGGAGCCTGGTCTTCGGCCTGGCCCATAGCTTCCCCGTCCTGGCGCTGGGCCGGGCCCTGATCGGGGTGGGGATGGCCGCGGCCCTCATGGGCTCCTTGAAGGCCTTTAGCCTGTGGTTTCCCAAAAACTACGCCACGGTCTCCACCCTCCTCGTGGGCCTTGGGGCCACCGGCGGCCTCCTGGCGGCCACCCCCCTCGCCCTCCTCAAGGAGGCCCTGGGCTGGCGCGGGGTCTTCCTCCTGGGGGCAGGGGTGGTGGTCCTGGTGGCCCTCGCCCTCTACCTGGGGGTGCGGAACGCCCCCCCGGGGGTGGCCTGGCCCGGGGGGAAGGAGCAGGGGGGCCTAGGGGAGGTATTGCGGAACGGAAGGCTTCTCCGGGTGGCCTTCCTGGGCTTCGCCTTCACCGGGGGGTTTCTCTCCCTGCAGACGCTTTGGGCCGGGGCCTACGCCTACGCCCTGGGCCTCGAGGCCGTCCAGGTGGGGAACCTCCTCTTCCTCTACTCGGGGCTTGCGGTCTTGGGGTTTCTCGCCTCGGGGTACCTGGCAGACCGGCTGGGCACGGCCCGGGTCCTCCTCGCCTCGGCCCTCCTCTTCGCCCTGGGCCTCCTTCTCCTCCTCCTCAAGGCCCTCGTTCCTGCCTACGCCCTCCTGGGCCTCTTCGGGGCCTTCAACATCCTCACCCTCACCCAGGCCCGGGAGCTGGTGGCGGCCCACCTGGTGGGCCGGGGAACCACCCTGGTGAACCTCTTCGGCATCGGGGGCACCTTCCTCCTGCAGTGGGGCCTCGGGGTGGCGGTGGGGGCCTTGGGGTACGGCCTGGCCTTCGGCGGGCTCCTTGCCCTCCTTCTCCTGGCCCTCGCCCTGTACCTGCCCCTCCTTCAAAGGTCCGGGTGA
- a CDS encoding DMT family transporter, whose product MIPVALAALLWGLGGALAGRSMREIPPEVLIPLRFLLSFLLLLPLVLARPPHPSERARLLGVGLALAGAQAFYYLAIHAATVATGIFLQYLAPSLLTLYALLKGERLPHRALLGVGLALFGAYLLVVGPEELKGGPKGLAFGLLAALSFAAYAASAQGLKTPPLVALGVATGVGTFLSLPFLLLRLEALRALPLGAWGAVAYLVTLGTVVPFGLFLLGVRTLPARTATLVAMLEPVSGALFAWPLAGEPLRPEALLGGAMILMGVWLNRR is encoded by the coding sequence GTGATCCCCGTGGCCCTGGCCGCCCTTCTCTGGGGGCTTGGGGGCGCCCTGGCAGGGCGGTCCATGCGGGAGATCCCGCCGGAGGTCCTCATTCCCTTGCGCTTCCTTCTGAGCTTCCTCCTCCTCCTTCCCCTGGTCCTGGCCCGCCCGCCCCATCCCTCCGAGCGGGCAAGGCTTCTTGGGGTGGGCCTTGCCCTCGCCGGGGCCCAGGCCTTCTACTACCTCGCCATCCACGCCGCCACCGTGGCCACGGGGATCTTCCTCCAGTACCTGGCCCCTTCCCTCCTCACCCTCTACGCCCTCCTCAAGGGGGAGAGGCTTCCCCACAGGGCCCTCTTGGGGGTGGGGCTTGCCCTGTTTGGGGCCTACCTCCTCGTGGTGGGGCCGGAAGAGCTAAAAGGGGGGCCTAAGGGACTCGCCTTCGGCCTCCTCGCCGCCCTATCCTTCGCGGCCTACGCCGCCTCCGCCCAAGGCCTGAAGACCCCTCCCCTCGTGGCCTTGGGGGTGGCCACCGGGGTGGGGACCTTCCTCTCCCTGCCCTTCCTCCTCCTCCGCCTCGAGGCCCTCCGGGCCCTCCCCCTAGGGGCCTGGGGGGCGGTGGCCTACCTGGTCACCCTGGGCACGGTGGTCCCCTTCGGCCTCTTCCTCCTGGGGGTGAGGACCCTCCCCGCCCGTACCGCCACCCTGGTGGCCATGCTGGAGCCCGTGAGCGGGGCCCTGTTCGCCTGGCCCCTGGCGGGCGAGCCCTTACGGCCGGAGGCGCTTCTTGGAGGTGCTATGATCCTCATGGGTGTCTGGCTTAACCGGAGGTAG
- a CDS encoding DMT family transporter, producing MRPSGLTVAGVLLLGILAISFGSILVRLALQASGEKSLAFSLVMSAGRMSLAALILAPGWRRPLGNRAGLPWAVGAGVALALHFALWITSLSYTSVAASTALVTTNPVWVTLLGWLLFRERPSALTLLGIGVALTGGLLIGLGDAQGGGGSHPLLGDTLAVLGAIAASFYLLLGREAQRRGLSLFGYVRVAYTAAALLLLPLPYLFGGGYGGYPWPVYLYLLLMALLPQLVGHTSFNWATRHIPPVLVTLAILFEPVGASLLAYLLFGEFPGARVLLGALVLLLGVALAVLGGRR from the coding sequence ATGCGCCCCTCGGGGTTAACGGTCGCCGGCGTGCTCCTTCTGGGCATCCTGGCCATCAGCTTCGGCAGCATCCTGGTGCGGCTTGCCCTTCAGGCCTCCGGGGAGAAGAGCCTCGCCTTCAGCCTGGTGATGAGCGCAGGGCGCATGAGCCTCGCCGCCCTGATCCTCGCCCCGGGCTGGCGCAGGCCCTTGGGGAACCGGGCCGGCCTTCCTTGGGCCGTGGGGGCGGGGGTGGCCCTTGCCCTCCACTTCGCCCTCTGGATCACCTCCCTCTCCTACACCTCCGTGGCGGCGAGCACCGCCTTGGTCACCACCAACCCGGTCTGGGTCACCCTTTTGGGCTGGCTCCTCTTCCGGGAAAGGCCCTCGGCCCTCACCCTCCTCGGGATCGGGGTGGCCCTTACGGGCGGCCTCCTCATCGGCTTGGGAGACGCGCAAGGCGGTGGGGGAAGCCACCCTCTCCTCGGGGACACCCTGGCGGTTCTCGGCGCCATCGCCGCCTCCTTTTACCTCCTCCTGGGGCGGGAGGCCCAGAGGCGGGGGCTTTCCCTCTTCGGGTACGTGCGGGTGGCCTACACGGCGGCCGCCCTCCTCCTCCTACCCCTCCCCTACCTCTTCGGCGGTGGGTATGGGGGCTATCCCTGGCCCGTGTACCTCTACCTCCTCCTCATGGCCCTCTTGCCCCAGCTCGTGGGCCATACCAGCTTCAACTGGGCCACGCGGCACATCCCCCCGGTCCTGGTGACCCTGGCCATCCTCTTTGAGCCGGTGGGGGCGAGCCTCCTCGCCTACCTCCTCTTTGGGGAGTTCCCCGGGGCGAGGGTCCTCCTCGGGGCCCTGGTCCTCCTCCTCGGGGTGGCCCTCGCCGTGCTGGGAGGTAGGCGGTGA
- a CDS encoding Re/Si-specific NAD(P)(+) transhydrogenase subunit alpha produces the protein MVTVAVPKERAPGERRVALVPEVVARLVKGGARVRVERGAGEGAYHPDEAYREAGAEVVERGELLKGAHLLFTVQPPPEDLIQGLEPGAIVVGFVQPHKNPDLVRALQAKKATVIAMELIPRITRAQGMDALSSQATVAGYLAAVHAARLSPRFFPMLTTAAGTIRPAKVMVMGVGVAGLMAIATAKRLGAQVYAYDVRRAALEQALSLGAKPIELPISAEGEGGYARELTEEEKRLQHEALRDQVAGMDVLITTAQVPGRPAPLLLTEDMVERLKPGSVVVDLAAESGGNCALTRPGEVVEVRGVRIFGPLNLPSELSVHASEMYAKNLLNLSSLLMEKGEFAPKWEDEIVQAALLMREGEILHGPTRALLGGA, from the coding sequence ATGGTGACCGTAGCGGTTCCCAAGGAGAGGGCCCCGGGGGAGAGGCGGGTGGCCCTGGTGCCCGAGGTGGTGGCCCGCCTGGTGAAAGGCGGCGCCCGGGTGCGGGTGGAACGGGGTGCCGGGGAGGGGGCCTACCACCCCGACGAGGCCTACCGGGAGGCGGGGGCGGAGGTGGTGGAGCGAGGGGAGCTCCTGAAGGGCGCCCACCTCCTCTTCACCGTCCAGCCGCCCCCGGAGGATCTGATCCAAGGGCTGGAGCCCGGGGCCATCGTGGTGGGCTTCGTCCAGCCCCACAAGAACCCAGACCTGGTCCGGGCCCTCCAGGCGAAGAAGGCCACGGTGATCGCCATGGAACTCATCCCCCGCATCACCCGGGCCCAGGGCATGGACGCCCTCTCCAGCCAGGCCACGGTGGCGGGGTACCTGGCGGCGGTCCACGCGGCGAGGCTTTCCCCCCGCTTCTTCCCCATGCTCACCACGGCGGCGGGCACCATCCGCCCCGCCAAGGTGATGGTGATGGGGGTAGGGGTGGCCGGGCTCATGGCCATCGCCACCGCCAAGCGGTTGGGGGCCCAGGTCTATGCCTACGATGTGCGGAGGGCAGCCCTGGAGCAGGCCCTTTCCCTTGGGGCCAAGCCCATTGAGTTGCCCATCAGCGCCGAGGGGGAAGGCGGGTACGCCCGGGAGCTCACCGAGGAGGAGAAGCGCCTCCAGCACGAGGCCCTCCGCGACCAGGTGGCGGGGATGGACGTCCTCATCACCACGGCCCAGGTGCCCGGCCGCCCTGCCCCCCTCCTCCTCACCGAGGACATGGTGGAGAGGCTGAAGCCCGGGAGCGTGGTGGTGGACCTGGCGGCGGAGTCGGGCGGCAACTGCGCCCTCACCCGGCCGGGGGAGGTGGTGGAGGTGCGGGGCGTGCGGATCTTTGGGCCTTTGAACCTGCCGAGCGAGCTTTCGGTTCACGCTTCGGAGATGTACGCCAAGAACCTTTTGAACCTTTCCAGCCTGCTTATGGAAAAGGGCGAGTTCGCCCCCAAGTGGGAGGACGAAATCGTCCAGGCCGCCCTACTCATGCGAGAGGGCGAGATCCTGCACGGGCCCACCAGGGCCCTTCTGGGAGGTGCGTGA
- a CDS encoding proton-translocating transhydrogenase family protein — protein sequence MEFGFWSALYIFVLTAFLGYELITRVPVILHTPLMSGSNFIHGVVVVGAMVVLGQAETGLEKAIGFLGVVLGAANAAGGYAVTVRMLEMFERKPGKGGGA from the coding sequence ATGGAGTTCGGCTTCTGGTCAGCCCTCTACATCTTCGTGCTCACCGCCTTTCTGGGGTACGAGCTGATCACGCGGGTGCCCGTGATCCTCCACACCCCCTTGATGTCTGGTTCCAACTTCATCCACGGGGTGGTGGTGGTGGGGGCCATGGTGGTCCTGGGCCAGGCGGAGACGGGTTTGGAGAAGGCCATCGGCTTCCTGGGCGTGGTCCTGGGGGCGGCCAACGCGGCCGGGGGCTATGCGGTCACGGTGCGCATGCTGGAGATGTTTGAAAGGAAGCCAGGAAAGGGAGGTGGGGCGTGA
- a CDS encoding NAD(P)(+) transhydrogenase (Re/Si-specific) subunit beta has protein sequence MDPIQLAYFLVALLFIVGLKRMAHPTTAKSGIVWAGWGMVLAVLATFLWPGMGNLPLILLALLLGSAVAWWAAVKVAMTDMPQMVAIYNGMGGGAAATIAAVELLKGAFENAGLMALALLGGLIGSVAFTGSLVAFAKLQGIMRSRPILFPGQKAVNALALVLTLVLGLSLLWNDATLGIVLFFLLALLFGVLMTLPIGGGDMPVAISFYNAFTGMAVGFEGFAVGNPALMVAGTLVGAAGTLLTVLMAKAMNRSVWSVLAGGFGVEQEASEVKGSLKPIEVEDAAVMLAYAGKVVFVPGYGMALSQAQHKVKELADLLESRGVEVRFAIHPVAGRMPGHMNVLLAEAGVDYEKLKDLEEINPEFPTVDVAVVIGANDVVNPAARRPGSPLYGMPILDVDKAKNVIVIKRGQGKGFAGVENELFYADNTRMLYGDAQKVLTELIQALKRL, from the coding sequence ATGGACCCCATCCAGCTGGCCTATTTCCTGGTGGCCCTCCTCTTCATCGTGGGCCTCAAGCGCATGGCCCACCCCACCACCGCCAAAAGCGGCATCGTCTGGGCGGGCTGGGGGATGGTGCTGGCGGTCCTCGCCACCTTCCTCTGGCCGGGGATGGGGAACCTTCCCCTCATCCTCCTGGCCCTCCTCTTGGGCTCGGCGGTGGCCTGGTGGGCGGCTGTGAAGGTGGCCATGACGGACATGCCCCAGATGGTGGCCATCTACAACGGCATGGGCGGGGGCGCGGCGGCCACCATCGCCGCGGTGGAGCTCCTCAAGGGGGCTTTTGAGAACGCCGGCCTCATGGCCCTGGCCCTTCTGGGCGGGCTCATCGGGAGCGTGGCCTTCACGGGGAGTCTCGTCGCCTTTGCCAAGCTCCAGGGGATCATGCGGAGCCGCCCCATCCTCTTCCCGGGCCAGAAGGCGGTGAACGCCCTCGCCCTCGTCCTTACCTTGGTCCTGGGGCTCTCCCTGCTCTGGAACGACGCCACCTTGGGCATCGTCCTCTTCTTCCTCCTGGCCCTCCTCTTCGGGGTCCTCATGACCCTGCCCATAGGGGGCGGGGACATGCCCGTGGCCATCTCCTTCTACAACGCCTTCACCGGCATGGCCGTGGGCTTTGAGGGGTTTGCCGTGGGGAACCCGGCCCTCATGGTGGCGGGGACCCTGGTGGGGGCGGCGGGCACCCTCCTCACCGTCCTCATGGCCAAGGCCATGAACCGCTCCGTGTGGAGCGTGCTCGCGGGGGGGTTCGGCGTGGAGCAGGAGGCTTCCGAGGTCAAGGGGAGCCTCAAGCCCATTGAGGTGGAGGACGCCGCCGTGATGCTGGCCTACGCGGGCAAGGTGGTCTTCGTCCCCGGCTACGGCATGGCCCTCTCCCAGGCGCAGCACAAGGTGAAGGAGCTCGCTGACCTCCTGGAGAGCCGGGGGGTGGAGGTGAGGTTCGCCATCCACCCGGTGGCGGGAAGGATGCCCGGGCACATGAACGTCCTCCTGGCTGAGGCCGGGGTGGACTACGAGAAGCTCAAGGACCTGGAGGAGATCAACCCCGAGTTCCCCACCGTGGACGTGGCCGTGGTTATCGGGGCCAACGACGTGGTGAACCCGGCCGCCCGCCGCCCGGGAAGCCCCCTCTACGGCATGCCCATCCTGGACGTGGACAAGGCCAAAAACGTGATCGTCATCAAGCGGGGGCAGGGCAAGGGCTTCGCCGGGGTGGAGAACGAGCTCTTCTACGCCGACAACACCCGCATGCTCTACGGGGACGCCCAGAAGGTCCTGACCGAGCTGATCCAGGCCCTGAAGCGGCTTTAG
- the rpsF gene encoding 30S ribosomal protein S6 — protein sequence MRKYEVNVILNPNLDQTQLALEKEILAKALEAHGARVEKVEEWGLRRLAYPIAKDTQGYFLFYQVEMPEERVNDLARELRIRDNVRRVMVVKAAEPLLSKA from the coding sequence ATGCGCAAGTACGAGGTCAACGTCATCCTGAACCCCAACCTGGACCAGACCCAGCTCGCCCTGGAGAAGGAGATCCTCGCCAAGGCCCTCGAGGCCCACGGGGCCCGGGTGGAGAAGGTGGAGGAGTGGGGGTTGCGCCGCCTGGCCTACCCCATCGCCAAGGACACCCAGGGCTACTTCCTCTTCTACCAGGTGGAGATGCCGGAGGAGCGGGTGAACGACCTGGCCCGGGAGCTCCGCATCCGCGACAACGTGCGCCGGGTGATGGTGGTCAAGGCAGCGGAGCCCCTCCTCTCCAAAGCGTAA
- a CDS encoding single-stranded DNA-binding protein yields MARGLNQVFLIGTLTARPDMRYTPGGLAILDLSLAGQDTLTDETGQEREVPWYHRVRLLGRQAEMWGDVLEKGTPLFVEGRLEYRQWEKEGEKRSELVVRADFIDPLEGRGRETQEDARGQPRLRRALNQVILMGNLTRDPDLRYTPQGTAVVRLGLAVNERRSRQGERAPASRSEPREERTHFVEVQAWRELAEWAGELRKGDGLLVIGRLVNDSWTSSSGERRFQTRVEALRLEHPTRGPAQAGGSRPQPVQTGGVDIDEGLEDFPPEEDLPF; encoded by the coding sequence ATGGCAAGAGGCCTGAACCAAGTCTTCCTCATCGGTACCCTTACCGCCCGCCCGGACATGCGCTACACCCCGGGGGGGCTCGCCATCCTGGACCTCAGTCTGGCGGGCCAGGACACGCTGACGGACGAGACGGGCCAGGAGCGGGAGGTTCCCTGGTACCACCGGGTGCGCCTCCTCGGCCGCCAGGCGGAGATGTGGGGGGATGTCCTGGAGAAGGGGACCCCCCTTTTCGTGGAGGGGCGGCTGGAGTACCGCCAGTGGGAAAAGGAGGGCGAGAAGCGGAGCGAGCTCGTGGTCCGGGCGGACTTCATAGACCCCCTGGAGGGGAGGGGTCGGGAGACCCAGGAGGACGCCCGGGGCCAGCCGAGGTTGCGCCGGGCCCTCAACCAGGTGATCCTCATGGGCAACCTCACCCGCGACCCCGACCTCCGCTACACCCCCCAGGGAACGGCGGTGGTGCGGCTCGGCCTGGCGGTGAACGAGCGCCGCTCCCGCCAGGGGGAGCGGGCCCCGGCTTCGCGCAGCGAACCCCGGGAGGAGAGGACCCACTTTGTGGAGGTTCAGGCCTGGAGGGAGCTCGCCGAGTGGGCGGGGGAGCTTAGGAAGGGCGACGGGCTTTTGGTCATCGGCCGCTTGGTGAACGACTCCTGGACGAGCTCCAGCGGGGAGAGGCGCTTCCAGACCCGTGTGGAAGCCCTCAGGCTGGAGCACCCCACCCGTGGGCCTGCCCAAGCCGGCGGAAGCAGGCCCCAACCGGTCCAGACGGGCGGGGTAGACATAGACGAAGGGTTGGAAGACTTTCCGCCGGAGGAGGATCTGCCGTTTTGA
- the rpsR gene encoding 30S ribosomal protein S18: MSAKNAKPKKEAQARRPSRKAKVKATLGEFDLRDYRNAEVLRRFLSETGKILPRRRTGLSAKEQRILARTIKRARILGLLPFTEKLVRK; the protein is encoded by the coding sequence TTGAGCGCGAAGAACGCCAAACCCAAGAAGGAGGCGCAGGCGCGCCGTCCCTCTAGGAAGGCCAAGGTCAAGGCCACCCTGGGGGAGTTTGACCTGAGGGACTACCGCAATGCGGAGGTGTTGCGGCGCTTCCTGTCGGAGACGGGGAAGATCCTTCCCCGCCGCCGCACGGGGCTTTCCGCTAAGGAGCAGCGCATCCTGGCCAGGACCATCAAGCGGGCCAGGATCCTGGGGCTTCTCCCCTTCACGGAGAAGCTGGTGCGGAAGTAG
- the rplI gene encoding 50S ribosomal protein L9 produces the protein MKVILLEPLENLGEVGQVVNVKPGYARNYLLPRGLAVLATESNLKALEAKIRAQARRLAERKAEAERLKEILENLTLTIPVRAGEAKIYGSVTAKDIAEALSRQHGITIDPKRLQLEKPIKELGEYVLAYKPHPEVPIRLKVNVVAQE, from the coding sequence GTGAAGGTCATCCTCTTGGAACCCCTGGAGAACCTGGGCGAGGTGGGCCAGGTGGTGAACGTGAAGCCGGGCTACGCCCGGAACTACCTCCTGCCCCGGGGCCTCGCCGTTTTGGCCACGGAGAGCAACCTGAAGGCCCTCGAGGCCAAGATCCGCGCCCAGGCCAGGCGGCTGGCGGAGCGAAAGGCCGAGGCGGAGAGGCTCAAGGAGATCTTGGAAAACCTCACCCTCACCATCCCGGTGCGGGCGGGGGAGGCCAAGATCTACGGTTCCGTCACCGCCAAGGACATCGCCGAAGCCCTTTCCCGCCAGCACGGCATCACCATTGACCCGAAGCGCCTGCAGCTGGAGAAGCCCATCAAGGAGCTGGGGGAGTACGTCCTCGCCTACAAACCCCACCCCGAGGTGCCCATCCGGCTCAAGGTGAACGTGGTGGCCCAGGAGTAG